One part of the Quercus lobata isolate SW786 chromosome 7, ValleyOak3.0 Primary Assembly, whole genome shotgun sequence genome encodes these proteins:
- the LOC115953363 gene encoding ACT domain-containing protein ACR10 — protein MGILHDDVVIIRPAEREGEASLITVNCPDKTGLGCDLCRIILFFGLSIVRGDVSTDGKWCYLVFWVEGKSTTRWSLLKKRLVGVCPSCSSASGISFYRSELQPPRPPDVFLLKFCCYDRKGLLHDVTAVLCELELIIKKVKVSTTPDGKVMDLFFITDTRELLHTKKRQEDTCGCLNDVLGDAVISCDIEMVVPEITACSQTSSFLPSAITEDMFNLEMPDELPSGIKTSESISITMDNTLSPAHTLVQIICHDHKGLLYDIMRTLKDYNIQISYGRFSIKQRGKCEIDLFIVQTDGKKIVDPSKQNALSSRLRMELYRPLRVAVVSRGPDTELLVANPVELSGKGRPLVFYDITLALKMLNTCIFLAEIGRHIIGDREWEVYRVLLDEGDGLSVPRNEIERGVWKRLMGWE, from the exons atggGTATATTACACGACGATGTAGTGATAATCAGGCCTGCAGAGAGAGAAGGGGAAGCAAGCTTGATTACTGTGAATTGCCCTGACAAGACCGGATTAGGCTGCGACCTGTGTCGCATCATTCTCTTCTTTGGTTTGAGCATTGTTAGAGGAG ATGTATCTACGGATGGGAAGTGGTGCTACTTAGTGTTCTGGGTGGAGGGAAAATCAACAACGAGGTGGAGTTTGTTGAAGAAGAGGCTTGTGGGGGTTTGTCCTTCTTGTTCTTCAGCTTCTGGGATTTCCTTTTACCGCTCTGAATTGCAGCCACCAAGGCCTCCAGATGTGTTCCTTCTAAAGTTCTGTTGTTATGATCGAAAAGGGCTTTTACATG ATGTGACGGCGGTTCTTTGTGAGCTTGAGCTTATTATAAAGAAAGTGAAGGTATCCACCACCCCGGATGGGAAAGTGATGGACCTCTTTTTCATCACAGACACAAG GGAGCTTCTACACACAAAGAAGAGGCAGGAGGACACATGTGGTTGCTTAAATGATGTTCTGGGGGATGCTGTTATTAGTTGTGATATTGAAATGGTTGTTCCTGAAATTACTGCTTGTTCACAGACGTCTTCATTTCTTCCATCTGCAATCACAGAAGACATGTTTAACTTGGAAATGCCTGACGAACTCCCTAGTGGAATTAAAACCTCTGAAAGTATTTCCATCACAATGGATAACACGTTGAGTCCTGCTCACACGCTTGTCCAAATCATTTGTCATGATCACAAAGGTCTTCTTTATGACATAATGAGAACTCTAAAGGATTACAATATTCag ATTTCTTATGGGCGCTTCTCTATAAAACAAAGAGGAAAGTGTGAGATCGACTTGTTCATTGTGCAAACAGATGGGAAGAAGATAGTTGACCCTAGCAAGCAAAATGCATTGTCATCTCGTCTGCGGATGGAACTATATCGTCCTCTCAGAGTAGCTGTTGTCAGTCGAGGTCCCGATACAGAGCTGCTAGTTGCAAACCCAGTGGAGTTATCTGGCAAGGGTCGACCTCTTGTTTTCTATGACATCACCCTTGCTCTCAAGATGCTTAATACTTGCATCTTTTTG GCTGAAATTGGGAGGCACATTATTGGAGATCGGGAATGGGAAGTTTACAGAGTCCTGCTTGATGAAGGGGATGGCTTGTCTGTTCCTAGGAACGAGATTGAGAGAGGGGTTTGGAAGAGGTTGATGGGTTGGGAGTGA